The following are encoded together in the Caretta caretta isolate rCarCar2 chromosome 17, rCarCar1.hap1, whole genome shotgun sequence genome:
- the SLC6A4 gene encoding sodium-dependent serotonin transporter, which yields MEKSSSNENQPLTSKKELLDCTEGEDCKENGLLVKNPKSALQLVEDGNKVHPSQGDKGEAGQISNGYSVVQNPVPCDGIADGEDVQCMAPAATSTTTSTTCGVEAQPQLLEPEERETWSKKMDFLLSVIGYAVDLGNIWRFPYICYQNGGGAFLIPYTIMAIFGGIPLFYMELALGQYHRNGCISVWRKICPIFKGIGFTICIIALYIASYYNTIMAWALYYLISSFTVELPWISCKNAWNTGNCTNYFINASITWTPHSISPAEEFYTRHVLQVQRSKGLDDLGGISWQLTLCLLLIFTIVYFSIWKGVKTSGKVVWVTATFPYIILFILLVRGATLPGAWRGVVFYLKPDWQKLLATEVWVDAAAQIFFSLGPGFGVLLAFASYNKFHNNCYQDALVTSTVNCMTSFVSGFVIFTVLGYMAEMRNEEVSEVAKDTGPSLLFITYAEAIANMPASTFFAIIFFLMLLTLGLDSTFAGLEGVITAVLDEFPHVWSKRREWFVLGLIIACFLGSLTTLTFGGAYVVKLFEEYATGPAVLTVVFLESIAVAWFYGINQFCSDMKEMLGFTPGWYWRLCWVAISPIFLLFIICSFMSSTPDLRLFDYNYPYWTTIVGYCIGTSSVICIPIYMAYRLIITPGTFKERILKSITPETATEIPFGDIRMNAV from the exons ATGGAGAAGTCATCCAGCAATGAGAACCAGCCTCTGACTTctaagaaagagctcttggactGTACAGAAGGTGAAGATTGCAAAGAGAATGGACTCTTGGTCAAGAACCCTAAATCTGCCCTGCAGCTGGTCGAGGATGGGAATAAGGTCCACCCCAGCCAGGGAGACAAAGGGGAAGCAGGTCAGATCTCAAATGGCTACTCAGTGGTTCAGAACCCAGTTCCGTGCGATGGAATAGCAGATGGGGAAGATGTCCAGTGCATGGCCCCAGCAGCCACAAGTACCACCACTTCCACCACTTGTGGGGTGGAAGCTCAACCACAGCTGCTGGAGCCGGAGGAAAGAGAGACCTGGAGTAAAAAAATGGACTTTCTTCTCTCTGTCATTGGCTATGCAGTGGATCTGGGCAACATATGGCGATTTCCCTATATATGCTACCAAAATGGAGGAG GAGCATTTCTCATCCCGTACACGATCATGGCCATCTTTGGAGGCATCCCGCTCTTTTACATGGAACTAGCTCTGGGACAGTACCACAGGAATGGGTGTATCTCAGTTTGGAGGAAAATTTGTCCTATTTTCAAAG GAATTGGCTTTACTATCTGCATAATAGCTCTCTACATAGCCTCTTACTACAATACCATCATGGCTTGGGCCCTCTACTACCTCATTTCATCCTTCACGGTGGAGCTGCCATGGATCAGCTGCAAAAATGCTTGGAACACCGGCAACTGCACCAACTACTTCATCAATGCCAGCATTACCTGGACCCCacactccatctcccctgcagAAGAATTTTATAC CCGCCACGTTCTACAGGTGCAAAGATCCAAAGGGCTGGATGATCTGGGAGGCATTAGCTGGCAATTGACCCTCTGCTTATTGTTGATTTTCACTATTGTGTACTTCAGCATCTGGAAAGGGGTCAAAACATCTGGCAAG GTGGTGTGGGTGACTGCCACGTTCCCTTACATCATACTCTTTATCCTGTTAGTACGAGGGGCCACATTGCCTGGAGCCTGGAGGGGGGTTGTCTTCTACCTGAAGCCTGACTGGCAGAAACTCCTGGCCACTGAG GTCTGGGTGGATGCTGCAGCTCAGATTTTCTTCTCTCTAGGTCCAGGTTTTGGGGTCCTACTAGCTTTTGCCAGCTACAACAAATTCCACAACAACTGCTACCA GGATGCACTGGTTACCAGTACTGTGAACTGCATGACTAGTTTTGTGTCTGGATTTGTCATTTTCACTGTGCTTGGATATATGGCTGAAATGAGGAATGAAGAGGTGTCAGAGGTTGCTAAAGATACTG GGCCCAGCCTTCTCTTCATTACCTACGCAGAGGCCATTGCAAACATGCCTGCTTCAACCTTTTTTGCCATCATATTTTTCTTGATGTTACTCACTCTGGGATTAGACAGCACG tttgcaggactggagggGGTGATCACTGCAGTGCTGGATGAATTTCCACATGTCTGGAGCAAGCGCAGGGAATGGTTTGTCCTTGGTCTGATCATTGCTTGCTTCCTGGGGTCATTAACAACTCTGACATTT GGTGGTGCATACGTAGTGAAGCTGTTTGAAGAATATGCTACAGGCCCTGCTGTCCTAACAGTGGTGTTTCTGGAATCCATTGCGGTGGCCTGGTTCTATG GCATCAACCAGTTTTGCAGTGACATGAAGGAAATGCTGGGCTTCACTCCAGGCTGGTACTGGCGACTCTGCTGGGTAGCAATCAGCCCCATCTTTCTTTTG ttcatcATTTGCAGTTTTATGTCCAGCACTCCTGATCTACGGCTTTTTGATTATAACTATCCCTATTGGACCACTATAGTGGGTTACTGCATAGGAACCTCCTCTGTTATCTGCATTCCAATCTACATGGCTTATCGGTTGATAATCACCCCAGGAACATTTAAAGAG CGTATTCTAAAAAGCATTACTCCGGAGACAGCCACAGAAATTCCCTTTGGGGACATCCGCATGAATGCAGTTTAA